The sequence CCCGGGCCATCACGTTGAAGCGGTTGGCGCCTGCGCCCCGCCGGAAGAAGAGCGGTCCGCCCATCAAGCGGAAGACCTTGCTGGCCGAGCTGTGGGGATTGGCCCCCGGCCCGTAGATGACGGGCGGCCGCAGCACCTGGACGCGCAGCCCCGCCACGCCGGCCAGCGCCTGCTCGGCCAGCATCTTGCTCTCCCCGTAGAGCGAGGCGGGACGGAAAGGGCTCTCCTCCCGCAGGGGATTCCCTTCGTCGCCCTCCGGCCCGTTGGCGGAGACGCTGCTGACGAACTGGAAGAGCACGGCGCCGGCTTCCCGGGCGGCCCGGGCCAGCACCAGGGTCGCCTCCGTGTTGGTGCGCAGGTACTCGCCGCGGCCGGCGCGGGCGTTGCCCAGCAGGGCCGCGCAATGCATCACCACGTCACCTTGGCGCAGACCCTCCGGCGGCAGGGGCTCCGCCAGATCGAAGCGGCCGGCCCCCACCCCGGCGGGCAGACGGCGGCCCAGCGCCGCGGGGTCACGGCCCAGGGCCAGCACCTCGTCGCCGCGCTCGAGCAGGGCCGTGAGCAGGGCTCCGCCCAGGAAGCCGGTGGCGCCGGTGAGCACGACGCGCATGTGGCACCTCCATCTCTGGGACGATCTCCCCCAACCTACTTGCCGACAGACCCCTGGCGCCGGCGCGCGGCCGGGGCCGCGGCCACAGGTGCGGCCGGGGTTTTCGGCTGGGGCAGGGCCTTCAGGTAGCGCGACCGCGTCTGCATGGCGGCCTCGATCTCGCGCGGTGTGCGAGGGATGTCCTCGGTCAACAAGCGGCGCCCGGAGGTGGTGACCAGCACGTCGTCCTCGATGCGGATGCCCGTGCCCCGCCACTTCTCCGGCACTTTCCTGTCGTCGGCGGGCAGGTAGAGGCCCGGCTCCACCGTGACGACCATGCCCTCCTCCAGGCGACGCGGCGCCACGTCCAGGGCGTAGTCGCCCGTGTCGTGGACGTCCAGCCCCAGCCAGTGGGAGGTGCCGTGCGGGAACCAGCGCTTGTAGGCCTGCCGCGCCATGAGCGTCTCCAACCTCCCCTTGAGCAGCCCCTGGTCAAGCAGGCCCTGGGTGATGACGCGGGCGGCCGCGCCGTGCACCTCGTCCAGGGTGGCGCCCGGCGCCACTGTCTCCACGGCGGCCTGATGGGCGGCCAGCACGATGTGGTAGAGCGCCTCCTGGTGCTTGCTGAAACGCCCGGAGGCGGGAATCGTGCGGGTCACGTCGGCGGCGAAGTGGCCCATCTCGGCGCCGGCGTCGAAGAGGACGAGGTCCCCCTCGCGCACCGTGTCGCGGCAGCTCACATAGTGGAGGACGCAGGCGTTGGCGCCGGTGGCCACGATCGTCTCGAAGGCCCAGTCCCCGCCATGCAGGCCGTAGACCAGGGGGAAAACAGCGCGCAGCTGGTACTCGGCCACCCCGGGCCGGGTGTGGCGGAAGACCTCGCGGAAGGCCTCGCCCGTGACGGCGGCGGCCTGCTCCATCAGCGCCAGCTCGTCCGGCGTCTTGCGCAGGCGCAGCTCGCCGGCCAGGCGGCGGACGTCGCGCAGCTCGGCGGGCAAGGGCCCCGGCTGGCGGCGCTTGCGCACCAGCCGGTTGAGCACACCCAGCACCTGGGTCTGCAGGGCGCCGCCGTCCAGGGGCAGGAAGAGCCGCTCGTGGCCCTTCAGCAGCTCCTCGATGCGGGCGGGGAACTGCTCGATGGACCAGGCCGCCGTCGCGCCCAACTGCCGGCGCGCTCCCTCCGGGCCCAGCCGCCGGCCGTTCCACATCTCCATCAGCGGATTGCGCGGCCGCAGGAAGAGGATGAAGCGGCGCTCCTTCCCCTCGCGCAGCAGCACGGCCACCGCCTCCGGCTCGCTCAGGCCGGTCAGCTGCCAGAAGGTGCTGTCGGGGCGGTAGCGATACTCCGTGTCGCTGTTGCGCAGCACCTCGGGCGGTGCGGCCAGGAAGGCGACGCCGTCGCCCATGGCCTCGAAGAAGCGGTCGCGGAATGCGGCGTGCATGTCATGTCCTTTCAATCGTCCGACCGGACCAGTTCGATCCGGGTGGTGGCCTTGACCAGCCGCGCGAAATGGATGGAGGCGCCGGCGGCCTGATAGCGGCGCTCGTACTCGGTCCTGACCTGGGACAGGGCCGATTCCCGGGAGTGAAGATCGCATCCCTCCTCCACCACCCGCAGGTGGCGGGGCAGCGAGGCGAGCAGCTCGGCGTGGCAGGCGGGCTGGTCGCTGCGGAACCACAGCTCGCCCCCCTCGGCCAGCAGCGTCTGGTAGACGCGCAGAAAGCCCTCCCCGAAGAGGCGCCGGTTGCGGTAGACGACGGAGGGCCAGGGGTCGGGGAAGTTGAGGTAGATCCGCGCCAACTCCCCCGGGGCGAAGATCTGGGGCAGGATCTCGGCCGCCGCGTTGAGCAGGGTGAAGGGCCGCCGCGTCTGCTTGAGCAGCTTCTGCCGCGCCGTGACGCAGCGGTCGGGCTTCAATTCCAGGCCCAGGTAGTTGACCGGCTCAGGCCGCGCCGCCAACTCGGCCAGGAAGCGCCCGCGACCCATCCCCACTTCCAGGTGGAGCGGCGCCCCCTCGCCCAGGGCCTCCGCCCAGCGGCCCCGGCGCTCGCGCATGGCCGCGCTGCTGGTGAGGATCTCCCCCGGATGATCATGCACGGCCCGTTTGAGGCTCCCCTTCACCCGGCTGCGACCCACGTTGTCTCCTTCCACCCGTCTGCGATTCGACGGGCCAAAGCTACCAATCGCCCCGCATGCCGCCGCCCGCGCCTGGCCGCGGCCAAGCCCGCTGTTCCTACCTTGTGCCCATGATGCTGCGCGACGACCTCCGCTCCCGCCTGACCCGCCTGCGCACCTGGCTGCGCACCCACGAGCACTCCGAGTACGGGTTGACCCTCTTCTACAGCCTCGTCATCGGCGTGGCCGCCGGCCTCTTGGGCGCCTTCTTCGTCCGGCTCATGCTGCTCTTCCAGCATTTCTTCTTCCATGCGGACGAGGAGAGCTTCGCCTCCCTGCCCTGGACCTCCCTCCTCTTCATCCCGGTGCTGGGCGGCATCCTCCAGGCG comes from bacterium and encodes:
- a CDS encoding aminopeptidase P N-terminal domain-containing protein, producing MHAAFRDRFFEAMGDGVAFLAAPPEVLRNSDTEYRYRPDSTFWQLTGLSEPEAVAVLLREGKERRFILFLRPRNPLMEMWNGRRLGPEGARRQLGATAAWSIEQFPARIEELLKGHERLFLPLDGGALQTQVLGVLNRLVRKRRQPGPLPAELRDVRRLAGELRLRKTPDELALMEQAAAVTGEAFREVFRHTRPGVAEYQLRAVFPLVYGLHGGDWAFETIVATGANACVLHYVSCRDTVREGDLVLFDAGAEMGHFAADVTRTIPASGRFSKHQEALYHIVLAAHQAAVETVAPGATLDEVHGAAARVITQGLLDQGLLKGRLETLMARQAYKRWFPHGTSHWLGLDVHDTGDYALDVAPRRLEEGMVVTVEPGLYLPADDRKVPEKWRGTGIRIEDDVLVTTSGRRLLTEDIPRTPREIEAAMQTRSRYLKALPQPKTPAAPVAAAPAARRRQGSVGK
- a CDS encoding NAD-dependent epimerase/dehydratase family protein, producing MRVVLTGATGFLGGALLTALLERGDEVLALGRDPAALGRRLPAGVGAGRFDLAEPLPPEGLRQGDVVMHCAALLGNARAGRGEYLRTNTEATLVLARAAREAGAVLFQFVSSVSANGPEGDEGNPLREESPFRPASLYGESKMLAEQALAGVAGLRVQVLRPPVIYGPGANPHSSASKVFRLMGGPLFFRRGAGANRFNVMARENLVAAMLWLAGRALASPGPFPGDPAALPPCPDTWMLRDDPCPTMRQVQDWIAAAYGRQPLILPLPWPLLAGLGALGDWLRARGLSFPLSREVARGFGTSGYYSDLRRLRAAGWEPPVEAREAIRRTAGWYRAAAGEGGPAGQ